The following proteins are encoded in a genomic region of Meiothermus sp. CFH 77666:
- a CDS encoding thioredoxin fold domain-containing protein codes for MVALMMVKAQGVDFDRWYPYAQASQYAQSYGRILMVYFWGETCPYCDQMNTHVFSDAAVSRTLLHRFVVASVDSQSLEGRALSAQMRAFGTPSLVFFVPQGGTWKEVGRLFGSRTRAQFLKELQQICAKAGGEGCG; via the coding sequence ATGGTGGCTTTGATGATGGTCAAAGCCCAGGGGGTGGACTTTGACCGCTGGTATCCCTACGCCCAGGCCAGCCAATATGCCCAATCGTATGGGCGCATCCTGATGGTCTATTTCTGGGGCGAGACCTGCCCCTACTGCGACCAGATGAACACCCATGTCTTTTCCGATGCGGCGGTCTCGAGAACCCTCCTTCACCGCTTTGTGGTGGCCAGTGTGGATAGCCAGAGCCTCGAGGGCCGCGCTCTAAGCGCCCAGATGCGGGCTTTTGGCACCCCCAGTTTGGTTTTCTTCGTACCCCAGGGGGGTACGTGGAAAGAAGTGGGGCGGCTGTTTGGCAGCCGTACCCGCGCGCAGTTTCTGAAAGAGCTTCAGCAAATCTGTGCGAAAGCAGGAGGTGA